The following are encoded in a window of Massilia sp. R2A-15 genomic DNA:
- the mlaE gene encoding lipid asymmetry maintenance ABC transporter permease subunit MlaE, translated as MIGTLLAGIGRPIRESIAHIGFATRSFFGLMGVTPGALRRPALISEQIHFIGNYSLVIIVVSGLFVGMVLGLQGYITLTPYGAEQKLGQVVALALVRELGPVVTALLFAGRAGTSLTAQIGLMKAGEQLSAMEMMAINPVQRVLAPRFWAGVIAMPLLATIFSAVGVLGGYLVGVQLIGVDEGAFWSQMQANVDVRADVLNGVIKSVVFGIAVTFTALFQGYHAEPTPEDVSRATTRTVVIASLMVWGLDFVLTALMFNK; from the coding sequence GATCGGCACGCTCCTCGCCGGCATCGGCCGCCCCATCCGCGAAAGCATCGCCCACATCGGCTTTGCCACCCGCTCGTTCTTCGGCCTGATGGGCGTGACGCCGGGCGCGCTGCGCCGGCCCGCGCTGATCTCCGAGCAGATCCATTTCATCGGCAACTATTCGCTGGTGATCATCGTCGTCTCCGGCCTGTTCGTCGGCATGGTGCTGGGCCTGCAGGGCTACATCACGCTCACGCCCTACGGCGCGGAACAAAAGCTCGGCCAGGTTGTCGCACTCGCATTGGTGCGCGAGCTGGGGCCGGTCGTCACCGCGCTGCTGTTCGCCGGCCGGGCCGGCACCTCGCTGACCGCGCAGATCGGCCTGATGAAGGCCGGCGAGCAGTTGTCCGCGATGGAAATGATGGCGATCAACCCGGTGCAGCGCGTGCTGGCGCCGCGCTTCTGGGCCGGCGTGATCGCGATGCCGCTGCTGGCGACCATTTTCAGTGCCGTCGGCGTGCTCGGCGGCTACTTGGTCGGCGTGCAGCTGATCGGCGTGGACGAAGGCGCGTTCTGGTCGCAGATGCAGGCCAACGTCGACGTGCGCGCCGACGTGTTGAACGGCGTGATCAAGAGCGTGGTGTTCGGCATCGCCGTCACGTTCACGGCGCTGTTCCAGGGCTACCACGCCGAGCCTACCCCGGAAGACGTCTCGCGCGCCACCACGCGCACCGTGGTGATCGCCTCGCTGATGGTGTGGGGCCTCGATTTCGTGCTGACCGCACTGATGTTCAACAAGTAA
- the mlaD gene encoding outer membrane lipid asymmetry maintenance protein MlaD: MHRKTIDVWVGLFVLLGLASLVFLALKAGNMSTLSFSKTYAITGKFDNIGGLKPQAPVKSAGVVVGRVGDIRFDDKTYQAMVTLDMDAGHKFPKDSSLKILTAGLLGEQYIGIVPGGDTVDLKAGDRINSTQSAAVLEDLINQFIYSKAADGKDSAK, from the coding sequence ATGCACCGCAAAACGATCGATGTCTGGGTTGGCCTGTTTGTCCTGTTGGGGCTGGCCTCGCTGGTGTTCCTGGCGCTCAAGGCCGGCAACATGAGCACCCTGTCGTTCAGCAAGACCTACGCCATCACCGGCAAGTTCGACAACATCGGCGGCCTGAAGCCGCAGGCGCCCGTCAAGAGCGCCGGCGTGGTGGTCGGCCGGGTCGGCGACATCCGCTTCGACGACAAGACCTACCAGGCGATGGTCACGCTGGACATGGACGCGGGCCACAAGTTCCCGAAGGACAGCTCGCTGAAGATCCTCACCGCCGGCCTGCTCGGCGAACAGTACATCGGCATCGTGCCGGGCGGCGACACCGTCGACCTGAAGGCGGGCGACCGCATCAACAGCACCCAATCGGCCGCCGTGCTGGAAGACCTGATCAACCAGTTCATCTACAGCAAGGCCGCGGACGGAAAGGACAGCGCAAAATGA
- a CDS encoding VacJ family lipoprotein: MITNRTRSVVLALAACSALAGCATGPNPRDPYEKFNRKMFAFNDAVDRVALKPAATAYKQVLPGFVQTGVSNFFGNLSDLWTGVNNLLQGKGADGLSDLTRFSVNSTLGLGGLLDIGSEAGLQKHNEDFGQTLGAWGVPSGPYLMLPLLGPSTVRDTAGIPLDVTADPWAYVYPVHTRNIGIAVRAVDQRAQVLDASNLMEEAALDRYEFIRDGFLQRRESRIMDGGGKAKLKQILKKDDAPADAKSIKAAYPDDPGPTGGAAPTPAPAPAPAPKSDKPSDAKSIKDAYPDDPGPTPEPAAEKKPAVSSEPPTK; this comes from the coding sequence ATGATCACCAATCGCACCCGTTCGGTCGTGCTGGCGCTGGCCGCCTGCTCGGCCCTGGCCGGCTGCGCGACGGGTCCCAACCCGCGCGACCCGTACGAGAAATTCAACCGCAAGATGTTCGCGTTCAACGACGCGGTCGACCGCGTCGCCCTGAAGCCAGCCGCCACCGCCTACAAGCAGGTGCTGCCTGGTTTTGTCCAGACCGGCGTGTCCAACTTCTTCGGCAACCTGTCGGACCTGTGGACGGGCGTGAACAACCTGTTGCAAGGCAAGGGCGCCGACGGCCTTTCCGACCTGACCCGCTTCTCGGTCAACTCGACCCTGGGCTTGGGCGGCCTGCTCGACATCGGTTCGGAAGCCGGCTTGCAGAAGCACAACGAGGACTTCGGCCAGACCCTGGGCGCCTGGGGCGTGCCGTCCGGCCCCTACCTGATGCTGCCGCTGCTGGGCCCGTCCACGGTGCGCGACACCGCCGGCATCCCGCTCGACGTCACCGCCGATCCCTGGGCCTATGTCTATCCCGTGCACACGCGCAACATCGGCATCGCCGTGCGCGCCGTGGACCAGCGCGCCCAGGTGCTCGACGCGTCGAACCTGATGGAAGAAGCCGCGCTCGACCGCTACGAATTCATCCGCGACGGCTTCCTGCAGCGCCGCGAAAGCCGCATCATGGACGGCGGCGGCAAGGCCAAGCTCAAGCAGATCCTCAAGAAGGACGATGCGCCGGCCGACGCCAAGAGCATCAAGGCGGCCTATCCGGACGATCCGGGCCCGACCGGCGGCGCCGCGCCGACCCCTGCGCCAGCCCCGGCCCCGGCGCCGAAGTCGGACAAGCCGTCCGACGCCAAGTCCATCAAGGACGCGTATCCGGACGATCCGGGCCCGACGCCCGAGCCCGCAGCCGAGAAAAAGCCGGCCGTGTCATCCGAACCGCCGACAAAGTAG
- a CDS encoding phospholipid-binding protein MlaC, which produces MKLIKQLIALSAIAISAFATAAPNEAPDVLVKRISNDVIETAKADKDIQAGNVNKVTQLVDSKILPYVDFQRMTALAAGRFWRDATPEQKTALSNEFRTLLIHTYSGALSQIKNETVEFKPMRADPADTEVEVRSVVNVARGEPIQLNYRLSKSPSGWKIFDINVLGAWLVETYRGTFATEISKGGIDGLIKKLAERNKDLANKPLKASSK; this is translated from the coding sequence ATGAAACTGATCAAACAACTTATTGCACTAAGCGCCATCGCAATTTCCGCATTCGCCACCGCCGCGCCAAATGAAGCACCGGACGTGCTCGTCAAGCGCATCAGCAACGACGTGATTGAAACGGCCAAGGCCGACAAGGACATCCAGGCCGGCAACGTCAACAAGGTGACCCAGCTGGTCGATTCGAAGATCCTGCCGTACGTCGATTTCCAGCGCATGACCGCGCTGGCCGCCGGCCGTTTCTGGCGCGACGCCACCCCTGAGCAGAAGACCGCCCTGTCGAACGAGTTCCGCACGCTGCTGATCCACACCTACTCGGGCGCGCTGTCGCAGATCAAGAACGAAACCGTGGAATTCAAGCCGATGCGCGCCGATCCGGCCGACACCGAAGTCGAAGTGCGCTCGGTGGTCAACGTCGCCCGCGGCGAGCCGATCCAGCTGAACTACCGCCTGTCCAAGAGCCCGTCGGGCTGGAAGATTTTCGACATCAACGTGCTCGGCGCGTGGCTGGTGGAAACCTACCGCGGCACCTTCGCCACCGAGATCAGCAAGGGCGGGATCGACGGCCTGATCAAGAAGCTGGCCGAGCGCAACAAGGACCTGGCCAACAAGCCGCTCAAGGCGTCGTCGAAGTAA
- a CDS encoding lipid asymmetry maintenance protein MlaB, with protein sequence MTESTSSAPLESLTFATARAALERGLAALRAGQTVFDLASLKSSDSSGVAVLLELQRQARKSGVTLSFLNLPVSLQSLLTLYGVDTLLAASPADLQHH encoded by the coding sequence ATGACCGAATCGACTTCTTCCGCGCCGCTCGAGAGCCTGACGTTCGCCACCGCGCGGGCGGCGCTCGAGCGCGGCCTGGCCGCGCTGCGGGCCGGCCAGACCGTGTTCGACCTGGCCTCGCTCAAGTCGTCCGACTCGTCCGGCGTGGCGGTGCTGCTGGAGCTGCAGCGCCAGGCGCGCAAGTCCGGCGTCACGTTGTCGTTCCTGAACCTGCCGGTCAGCCTGCAAAGCCTGCTGACGCTGTACGGCGTCGATACCCTCCTCGCCGCATCGCCGGCCGACCTCCAGCATCATTGA
- a CDS encoding ABC transporter ATP-binding protein: MTAAIQINNVEKSYKSLKALGGVSLTIEQGEFFGLLGPNGAGKTTLISTIAGLIRPDAGSVSIHGHDVVTDFRAARKLLGVVPQELVFDPFFTVRETLRLQSGYFGLKNNDKWIDEVMENLDLTNKADTNMRALSGGMKRRVLVAQALVHKPPVIVLDEPTAGVDVELRQGLWKFISRLNREGHTVVLTTHYLEEAQAMCQRVAMLRAGKVVALDTMKSLIRRISGSQLIVHVASGTLPDDLRHLVSHDENNHGKKYSLRVNEYAEVEQILARLREAGVVIDEMQLQQADLEDIFLQIMDGGSL; encoded by the coding sequence ATGACAGCAGCAATCCAGATTAACAACGTCGAGAAAAGCTACAAGTCCCTGAAGGCCTTGGGCGGCGTTTCCCTGACGATCGAGCAAGGTGAATTTTTTGGCCTGCTCGGCCCCAACGGCGCCGGCAAGACCACCCTGATTTCGACCATCGCCGGCCTGATCCGCCCCGACGCCGGCAGCGTGTCCATCCACGGCCACGATGTCGTCACCGATTTCCGCGCCGCGCGCAAGCTGCTCGGCGTGGTGCCGCAGGAGCTGGTGTTCGACCCGTTCTTCACGGTGCGCGAAACACTGCGCCTGCAGTCCGGCTACTTCGGCCTGAAGAACAACGACAAGTGGATCGACGAGGTGATGGAAAACCTCGACCTGACCAACAAGGCCGACACCAACATGCGCGCGCTGTCGGGCGGCATGAAGCGCCGCGTGCTCGTCGCCCAGGCGCTGGTGCACAAGCCGCCCGTGATCGTGCTCGACGAGCCGACCGCCGGCGTCGACGTCGAGCTGCGCCAGGGCTTGTGGAAGTTCATCTCGCGCCTGAACCGCGAAGGCCACACGGTCGTGCTGACCACCCACTACCTGGAAGAAGCGCAGGCCATGTGCCAGCGCGTGGCGATGCTGCGCGCCGGGAAGGTGGTCGCGCTCGACACGATGAAGTCGCTGATCCGCCGTATCTCCGGCTCGCAGCTGATCGTGCACGTGGCCAGCGGCACGCTGCCGGACGACCTGCGCCACCTGGTCTCGCACGACGAGAACAACCATGGCAAAAAATACAGCCTGCGCGTGAACGAATACGCCGAAGTCGAGCAGATTCTCGCGCGCCTGCGCGAAGCCGGCGTCGTGATCGACGAAATGCAGTTGCAACAAGCCGATCTGGAAGATATCTTCTTGCAGATCATGGATGGAGGTTCGCTGTGA
- a CDS encoding ABC transporter permease, producing MNVFSVGFQTLLYKETLRFWKVATQTVAAPILTAMLYLLIFGHVLDGRIEVYPGSGVSYTAFLIPGLVMMSVLQNAFANSSSSLIQSKITGNLVFILLPPLSHWEIISAYVLASVVRGLAVGAGVFVITAWFAHLSFVAPLWIVVFALLGAAILGTMGVIAGVWAEKFDQLAAFQNFLIMPLTFLAGVFYSIKSLPPFWLAVSHFNPFFYMIDGFRYGFFGQSDISPWTSLAIVSAFFAVLASIAVNLLKRGYNLRH from the coding sequence GTGAACGTGTTTTCCGTAGGTTTCCAGACCCTGCTCTACAAGGAGACGCTGCGCTTCTGGAAGGTCGCCACCCAAACGGTCGCGGCGCCGATCCTGACCGCCATGCTGTACCTGCTGATCTTCGGCCACGTGCTTGACGGCCGCATCGAGGTCTATCCCGGCTCCGGCGTGTCGTACACCGCCTTCCTGATCCCTGGCCTGGTGATGATGAGCGTGCTGCAGAACGCCTTCGCCAACTCATCGTCCTCGCTGATCCAGTCCAAGATCACCGGCAACCTGGTGTTCATCCTGCTGCCGCCGCTGTCGCACTGGGAGATCATCTCGGCCTACGTGCTGGCCTCCGTGGTGCGCGGCCTGGCCGTCGGCGCCGGCGTGTTCGTCATCACCGCCTGGTTCGCCCACCTGTCCTTCGTCGCGCCGCTGTGGATCGTCGTGTTCGCGCTGCTCGGCGCCGCCATCCTCGGCACGATGGGCGTCATCGCCGGCGTCTGGGCCGAAAAATTCGACCAGCTCGCCGCGTTCCAGAACTTCCTGATCATGCCGCTGACCTTTTTGGCCGGCGTGTTCTACTCGATCAAGTCGCTGCCGCCGTTCTGGCTCGCGGTATCGCACTTCAATCCGTTTTTCTACATGATCGACGGCTTCCGCTACGGCTTCTTCGGCCAGTCCGATATTTCGCCGTGGACCAGCCTCGCGATCGTCAGCGCCTTCTTCGCGGTGCTCGCGTCGATCGCCGTCAATTTGCTCAAGCGCGGCTACAACCTGCGCCACTAA
- a CDS encoding BolA family protein, producing the protein MATTPEAIHSYISNGLECTHLEVEGDGQHFTAVIVSPAFAGKRPIARHQLVYAALGDRMREEIHALSMKTLTPEEYQG; encoded by the coding sequence ATGGCTACTACTCCCGAAGCGATCCACAGCTACATCAGCAACGGCCTCGAATGCACCCACCTCGAAGTCGAGGGCGACGGCCAGCACTTCACCGCGGTCATCGTCTCGCCGGCGTTTGCCGGCAAGCGCCCGATCGCCCGCCACCAGCTGGTGTACGCCGCGCTGGGCGACCGCATGCGCGAAGAAATCCACGCGCTGTCGATGAAGACGCTCACCCCTGAAGAATATCAAGGATAA
- the murA gene encoding UDP-N-acetylglucosamine 1-carboxyvinyltransferase, producing the protein MDKLQIVGGKRLNGDITISGAKNAALPILCAGLLTAGDLELSNVPHLHDVKTMLKLLAQTGLTVKQDGEHVTLNGGAITTLEAPYELVKTMRASILVLGPLLARFGSAKVSLPGGCAIGSRPVDQHIKGLEALGAEISIEGGYIYARCAKLKGASIRTEMITVTGTENLLMAATLAEGETILENAAQEPEVTDLANLLVKMGAKIDGIGTGRLVIQGVPSLHGAKHAVISDRIEAATFLCAVAATGGDILLKNTRTDIMDAGLDKLREIGLVMDIGDSTIRARMDARPRPVTFVTTEYPGFPTDMQAQFMAVNTIADGASQVTETIFENRFMHVQEMNRLGAAIRTDGNVAHIGGVSRLRGAPVMATDLRASASLVIAGMAAEGTTLIDRIYHLDRGYDRMEVKLSAVGADIVRIK; encoded by the coding sequence ATGGACAAGCTCCAGATTGTCGGCGGCAAGCGCCTCAACGGTGACATCACCATCTCCGGCGCCAAGAACGCCGCCCTGCCGATCCTGTGCGCGGGCCTGCTGACCGCGGGCGACCTCGAATTGTCGAACGTGCCGCACCTGCACGACGTCAAGACCATGCTCAAGCTGCTGGCGCAGACCGGCCTGACGGTGAAGCAGGACGGCGAGCACGTCACGCTGAACGGCGGCGCGATCACGACGCTGGAAGCGCCGTACGAACTGGTGAAAACCATGCGCGCGTCGATCCTGGTGCTCGGCCCCCTGCTGGCGCGCTTCGGCTCGGCCAAGGTGTCGCTGCCCGGCGGCTGCGCGATCGGCTCGCGTCCGGTCGACCAGCACATCAAGGGCCTGGAAGCGCTGGGCGCCGAAATCAGCATCGAAGGCGGCTACATCTACGCCCGCTGCGCCAAGCTCAAAGGCGCCAGCATCCGCACCGAGATGATCACCGTGACCGGCACCGAGAACCTGCTGATGGCCGCGACCCTGGCCGAAGGCGAGACCATTCTCGAAAACGCCGCCCAGGAACCGGAAGTGACCGACCTGGCCAACCTGCTGGTGAAGATGGGCGCGAAGATCGACGGCATCGGCACCGGCCGGCTGGTGATCCAGGGCGTGCCGTCGCTGCATGGCGCCAAGCACGCGGTCATTTCCGACCGCATCGAAGCGGCTACTTTCCTCTGCGCCGTCGCGGCCACCGGCGGCGACATCCTGCTCAAGAACACCCGCACCGACATCATGGACGCAGGCCTCGACAAGCTGCGCGAAATCGGCCTGGTGATGGACATCGGCGACAGCACGATCCGCGCGCGCATGGATGCGCGTCCTCGTCCCGTCACCTTCGTCACCACTGAATACCCGGGCTTCCCGACCGACATGCAGGCGCAGTTCATGGCGGTCAACACCATCGCCGACGGCGCCAGCCAGGTCACCGAGACCATTTTTGAAAACCGCTTCATGCACGTGCAGGAAATGAACCGCCTGGGCGCGGCCATCCGCACCGACGGCAACGTCGCCCACATCGGCGGCGTGTCCCGCCTGCGCGGCGCGCCCGTGATGGCGACCGACCTGCGCGCCTCGGCCTCGCTGGTGATCGCCGGCATGGCGGCCGAAGGCACCACGCTGATCGACCGCATCTACCACCTCGACCGCGGCTACGACCGGATGGAAGTGAAGCTGTCCGCCGTCGGCGCCGATATCGTGCGGATCAAGTAA
- the hisG gene encoding ATP phosphoribosyltransferase, with product MNPFAPQASGQLILALSKGRIFDDTLPLLAAAGIEVTENPETSRKLILATNDPNVRVIIVRASDVPTYVQYGAADFGVAGKDVLNEHGGEGLYQPIDLAIAKCRMSVAVHAGFDYDSAVRQGARLRVATKFVQTAREHFAAKGVHVDLIKLYGSMELAPLVGLSDAIVDVVSTGSTLRANNLVEVETIMEISSRLVVNQAALKLKRARLQPILDAFERASKLQG from the coding sequence ATGAACCCGTTCGCTCCCCAGGCCAGCGGCCAGCTGATCCTCGCGCTGTCCAAAGGCCGCATCTTCGACGACACGCTGCCGCTGCTGGCGGCGGCCGGCATCGAGGTGACCGAGAATCCGGAAACCTCGCGCAAGCTGATCCTCGCCACCAACGACCCGAACGTGCGCGTCATCATCGTGCGCGCGTCCGACGTGCCGACCTACGTGCAGTACGGCGCCGCCGATTTCGGCGTGGCCGGCAAGGACGTGCTCAACGAGCATGGCGGCGAAGGGCTGTATCAGCCGATCGACCTTGCCATCGCCAAGTGCCGCATGTCGGTCGCGGTGCACGCCGGCTTCGACTACGACAGCGCGGTGCGCCAGGGCGCGCGCCTGCGCGTGGCCACCAAGTTCGTCCAGACCGCGCGCGAGCATTTCGCCGCCAAGGGCGTGCACGTGGACCTGATCAAGCTGTACGGCTCGATGGAGCTGGCGCCGCTGGTCGGCCTGTCCGACGCCATCGTCGACGTGGTCTCCACCGGCAGCACGCTGCGCGCCAACAACCTGGTGGAAGTCGAAACCATCATGGAGATCTCGTCGCGCCTGGTGGTCAACCAGGCGGCGCTGAAACTCAAGCGCGCGCGGCTCCAACCCATCCTCGACGCGTTCGAACGCGCCTCCAAGTTGCAAGGCTGA